A genomic region of Gemmata massiliana contains the following coding sequences:
- a CDS encoding WD40 repeat domain-containing protein yields MTGGQQVRAWDTAFGAVLPAIDRVFDQFNAQYTVTPDGRSLIVCDQGSVSGYDPQTGRERFTWKLADRGAPDQPGAGEKHPRRIAAVAASPDGKALAIAVAGVDYVDPTKGTHELVLAETETGNVIRRVRTPETLPGLLTFSPDGRRIAGSRCVWDAGTLKELGRFPAKLHVMAAGFRPDGRQVATGHFNGTARVWTIDSD; encoded by the coding sequence GTGACCGGCGGTCAACAGGTGCGGGCCTGGGACACCGCGTTCGGCGCCGTCCTCCCCGCAATTGATCGCGTGTTCGACCAGTTCAACGCGCAATACACGGTCACGCCGGACGGCCGGTCGCTGATCGTGTGCGATCAGGGGTCGGTTTCCGGGTACGATCCGCAGACCGGGCGCGAGCGGTTCACCTGGAAGCTCGCCGACCGGGGCGCGCCGGACCAGCCGGGTGCGGGCGAAAAACACCCACGGCGCATAGCGGCCGTGGCGGCGTCACCGGACGGAAAGGCGCTCGCGATCGCGGTCGCCGGGGTCGATTACGTCGATCCGACAAAAGGAACGCACGAGTTGGTTCTGGCCGAGACCGAAACCGGGAACGTGATCCGTCGGGTGCGGACCCCGGAAACGCTCCCCGGGTTGCTGACGTTCTCTCCGGACGGCCGGCGGATCGCCGGGTCGCGGTGCGTGTGGGACGCGGGCACGCTGAAGGAACTGGGGCGGTTCCCCGCCAAGTTGCACGTAATGGCCGCCGGGTTCAGGCCGGACGGTCGACAGGTGGCGACCGGGCACTTCAACGGTACTGCTCGCGTTTGGACGATCGATTCCGATTGA
- a CDS encoding ISAs1 family transposase gives MSIPLLAVFADVPDPRRETKNKLHELVDILTLATCAVIAGADGWDQVAAFGRAKQTLFAPYLRLPHGVPSPDTFERVFAKLDPDAFADRFGRWMAAACESTGLVHVAIDGKSARRSTKNTFTGCLHLVEAWAVENRLILGQRSVPEGGHEITTAPDLLGALDLTGAVVTVDAAFCQKELVSQIRTQGGHYVVCVKGNQKGLRGAVAEVFARAGEDAFAGCDMGSAVEDGREEERYVTVVEDPEGLPSGWADVGAVALVCRERVVNGKPNESTAHYYLTSLRIGAVELAGYIRNHWGIENGLHWCLDIAFREDDSRARAGHAGANLGMIRRVALSLLQRADTKGSIRTRRMKAAWDDQYLLKVLKILTTK, from the coding sequence ATGAGTATTCCGCTGCTGGCGGTGTTTGCGGATGTGCCAGACCCGCGCCGCGAAACGAAGAACAAGTTGCATGAGCTGGTGGATATCCTCACGTTGGCCACGTGTGCGGTGATCGCCGGGGCCGACGGGTGGGACCAGGTGGCCGCGTTCGGTCGGGCCAAGCAAACGTTGTTCGCCCCGTACCTGCGGTTGCCCCACGGGGTTCCGAGCCCGGACACGTTCGAGCGCGTGTTCGCCAAGCTGGACCCGGACGCGTTCGCGGACCGGTTCGGGCGCTGGATGGCAGCCGCATGCGAGAGTACCGGCCTGGTGCACGTGGCGATCGATGGTAAGAGCGCCCGGCGGTCCACCAAGAACACGTTCACCGGGTGCTTGCATCTGGTCGAGGCGTGGGCCGTGGAGAACCGGTTGATCCTGGGCCAGCGGTCCGTGCCCGAGGGCGGACACGAGATCACCACGGCCCCAGATCTGTTGGGCGCCCTGGATCTGACGGGCGCGGTGGTGACCGTCGACGCGGCCTTTTGCCAGAAGGAGTTGGTGTCCCAGATCCGCACCCAGGGCGGGCATTACGTGGTGTGCGTGAAGGGGAACCAGAAGGGGTTGCGCGGCGCGGTGGCGGAGGTGTTCGCGCGGGCCGGGGAGGACGCGTTCGCCGGGTGTGACATGGGGTCCGCGGTCGAGGACGGGCGCGAGGAAGAGCGGTACGTGACGGTGGTTGAAGATCCGGAAGGGCTACCGAGCGGGTGGGCCGATGTTGGGGCCGTGGCCCTGGTGTGCCGGGAGCGGGTGGTGAACGGGAAGCCGAATGAGAGCACCGCCCATTACTACCTCACCAGCTTGCGGATCGGGGCGGTCGAGCTGGCGGGGTACATCCGCAACCATTGGGGCATTGAGAACGGGCTCCATTGGTGTCTGGACATCGCGTTCCGGGAAGACGACAGCCGGGCTCGGGCCGGACACGCCGGGGCCAACCTGGGCATGATTCGCCGGGTTGCCCTGTCCCTGCTCCAGCGGGCGGACACCAAGGGCAGCATTCGTACTCGACGCATGAAGGCCGCCTGGGACGATCAATACCTGCTCAAAGTGCTTAAGATTCTGACGACTAAATGA